The sequence below is a genomic window from Buchnera aphidicola (Sitobion avenae).
CAATCCATTTCAGATACATGTACAAGACCTTCTACCCCTTCTTCAATTTCTACAAAACATCCATAATCTGTTAAGTTTGTCACACGTCCAGTTAATTTAGTTTCTTCAGGATAACGCTTAGAAATTGCTATCCATGGATCTTCACCTAATTGTTTTAATCCCAGTGATACGCGAGTTCTTTCTCTATCAAATTTTAAAATCTTAATATTAATTTCATCACCTACATTTACTATTTCACTGGGGTGTTTAACTCTTTTCCAAGCCATATCAGTAATATGTAAAAGACCATCTACACCGCCTAGATCTACAAAAGCTCCATAATCAGTTAAGTTTTTTACAATACCCTTAATATGCATTCCTTCTTGTAAATTTTCTAATAATTGATCTCTTTCTGCACTATTTTCTGATTCAATAACAGCTCTGCGTGAAACAACAACATTATTACGTTTTTGGTCTAATTTTATTACTTTAAATTCTAATTCTTTTCCTTCAAGATGTACTGTTTCTCGAACTGGACGAATATCTACTAAAGAACCTGGTAAAAATGCTCGTATATCATTTAGTTCAACAGTAAAACCACCTTTAACTTTCCCGTTAATAATTCCAATAACTGTTTCTGATTTTTCATGAGCTTGTTCTAATATCAACCATGCTTCATGACGTTTTGCTTTTTCACGAGATAAAAGTGTTTCTCCAAATCCATCTTCAATAGCATCTAAAGCAACATCAATTTCATCCCCTACATTTACATCTAAAAAACCTTGAGAATTTTTAAATTGTTCAGCAGGAATGGCAGATTCAGATTTAAGACCTGCATCAACTAACACTATATCTTTTTCTATAGAAACGACAGTGCCCCGAATAATAGAGCCTGGACGAGTTTTAATTTCTTTTAACGAT
It includes:
- the rpsA gene encoding 30S ribosomal protein S1 produces the protein MNESFAQLFEESLKEIKTRPGSIIRGTVVSIEKDIVLVDAGLKSESAIPAEQFKNSQGFLDVNVGDEIDVALDAIEDGFGETLLSREKAKRHEAWLILEQAHEKSETVIGIINGKVKGGFTVELNDIRAFLPGSLVDIRPVRETVHLEGKELEFKVIKLDQKRNNVVVSRRAVIESENSAERDQLLENLQEGMHIKGIVKNLTDYGAFVDLGGVDGLLHITDMAWKRVKHPSEIVNVGDEINIKILKFDRERTRVSLGLKQLGEDPWIAISKRYPEETKLTGRVTNLTDYGCFVEIEEGVEGLVHVSEMDWTNKNIHPSKVVMVNDIVEVMVLDIDEERRRISLGLKQCKINPWKEFSETHKKGIHVIGKIKSITDFGIFIGLNGGIDGLVHLSDISWTISGEEAVKKYKKNDEISAVVLQVDAERERISLGIKQLEEDPFNLYITNHKKSTIITGIIKSVDKKNIIVKLPEHLDGIIKLSDISHTHSEQTINNLKVKDEILVKISSFDRKNRIIYLVMHTVDENEKKDVVVPSNNKTNDDAFSNVMTEAFKAAKNTE